A single region of the Natronorubrum daqingense genome encodes:
- a CDS encoding cation:proton antiporter yields MIPSGVTIEDIFLAAAALFIVLAIMMFYRAVAGPTTQDRLLAVNVLGTNTVVILALLAAGLDEPWFLDVALIYALLNFLMAIAISKFTVERGGVL; encoded by the coding sequence ATGATTCCGAGTGGCGTGACGATCGAGGACATCTTCCTCGCCGCTGCAGCGCTGTTCATCGTCCTCGCGATTATGATGTTCTATCGCGCTGTTGCCGGTCCGACGACGCAGGATCGCCTGCTCGCGGTGAACGTTCTCGGGACGAACACGGTCGTGATTCTCGCCTTGCTCGCGGCGGGACTCGACGAGCCGTGGTTCCTCGACGTGGCCCTCATCTACGCTCTGCTCAACTTCCTGATGGCGATCGCCATCTCGAAGTTCACGGTCGAGCGAGGTGGTGTGCTGTGA
- a CDS encoding DUF4040 domain-containing protein: MSAIAYTLTVFILLAAIFTALFRDVLSAIVVFGSYSLGMAILYTYLLAPDVAMTEAAIGAGVTTILLLLTIARTTRPPTDRVFERVNVPAVVVVGAFVLVLLTLLPDMYAVGTEDAPIWGEGVLAETPSLYYLQETYADTGAQNAVSAVLASYRGFDTFGEAVVVFAAGLAVLLVLKREVFT; encoded by the coding sequence ATGAGCGCCATCGCGTACACGCTCACGGTGTTCATCCTGCTCGCCGCGATTTTCACGGCGCTATTCCGTGACGTGCTCTCCGCGATCGTCGTCTTCGGCTCCTACAGCCTCGGGATGGCGATCCTCTACACTTACCTGCTCGCGCCCGACGTCGCGATGACCGAAGCCGCGATCGGTGCCGGCGTGACGACCATCCTGCTCCTGTTGACCATCGCGCGCACGACCCGTCCGCCGACGGATCGCGTGTTCGAACGAGTCAACGTGCCGGCCGTCGTCGTCGTCGGCGCGTTCGTCCTCGTCCTCCTGACGTTGCTCCCGGATATGTACGCCGTCGGAACTGAGGACGCACCGATCTGGGGCGAGGGCGTCCTCGCCGAGACGCCGTCGCTGTACTACCTGCAAGAAACCTACGCCGACACCGGCGCACAAAATGCAGTGAGCGCCGTCTTGGCCTCCTACCGTGGGTTCGACACCTTCGGCGAGGCCGTTGTCGTCTTCGCGGCCGGATTGGCCGTTCTTCTCGTCTTGAAACGGGAGGTGTTCACATAA
- a CDS encoding cation:proton antiporter subunit C: MIEGTVDVLATRYAYALMFVVMGIGMYMMIANENLVKKLIGVNLFQTAIFLFFVAVAFVEGGSSPIVPATENPGELAMASPLPHVIVLTAIVVGIALTAVGLALIVRIYAEYGTLREDTLREVRADE, translated from the coding sequence ATGATTGAAGGGACCGTTGACGTGCTCGCGACGCGCTACGCGTACGCGCTGATGTTCGTCGTGATGGGGATCGGGATGTACATGATGATCGCGAACGAGAACCTCGTAAAGAAGCTGATCGGGGTCAACCTCTTTCAGACCGCGATCTTCCTGTTCTTCGTCGCGGTCGCGTTCGTCGAGGGCGGCTCCTCGCCGATCGTCCCCGCGACGGAGAACCCCGGCGAACTCGCGATGGCGAGTCCGCTCCCTCACGTGATCGTGCTGACGGCAATTGTCGTCGGCATCGCGCTGACCGCCGTGGGACTCGCGCTCATCGTCCGAATCTACGCGGAGTACGGGACGCTCCGCGAGGACACCCTTCGGGAGGTGCGTGCCGATGAGTGA
- a CDS encoding CbtA family protein: MIADYLQRGILAGVVAGLAYGMYMVLVGNPLGDYLHDAQHDHGHDHGHGHGDHGHGHEHAVSETTTAIVSAGSGVLWAIFLGGLFAIALYFLEPALPGSESVRAYVLAGAGFFAVSVSPWLVLPPATPGAEQLYTIDGRLAIYVGLIGLGALVAAASITAYKRGAPRHPLVGLLVAAVPIVAFVAIVPFATPTVITHPDLFGDLVSTYQALAALSQAAIWALLAGTFNALRRRAAPAGDAAASGSNDPLAANP, from the coding sequence ATGATCGCTGACTACCTTCAGCGAGGAATTCTCGCCGGCGTCGTCGCCGGACTCGCCTACGGCATGTACATGGTGCTCGTCGGCAATCCACTCGGCGACTACCTTCACGACGCACAACACGACCACGGCCACGATCACGGGCACGGACACGGCGACCACGGCCACGGCCACGAACACGCCGTCTCCGAAACTACGACGGCCATCGTCAGCGCCGGGAGCGGCGTCCTCTGGGCGATCTTCCTCGGCGGACTGTTCGCGATCGCGCTCTACTTCCTCGAGCCGGCGCTCCCCGGCTCCGAGAGCGTCAGAGCGTACGTGCTCGCCGGTGCTGGATTCTTCGCCGTTTCCGTCTCGCCGTGGCTCGTCTTGCCACCCGCTACACCGGGTGCCGAACAACTGTACACGATCGACGGTCGACTGGCGATCTACGTCGGGTTGATCGGACTCGGCGCACTCGTGGCGGCCGCGTCGATCACAGCCTACAAACGAGGTGCACCGAGGCATCCGCTCGTCGGCCTCCTCGTCGCCGCGGTGCCGATTGTAGCATTCGTCGCCATCGTCCCGTTCGCGACGCCGACGGTGATCACCCACCCCGACCTCTTCGGCGACCTCGTCTCGACGTACCAGGCGCTCGCCGCACTCAGCCAGGCCGCAATTTGGGCCCTGCTCGCGGGGACGTTCAACGCCCTTCGACGGCGAGCGGCCCCCGCTGGCGACGCGGCTGCCAGCGGATCGAACGACCCACTCGCCGCGAACCCATAA
- a CDS encoding (2Fe-2S) ferredoxin domain-containing protein: MQSQTERQRDRLAAQVFVCTNARDSEYACCADVGGQETLEAVKSWLRQRNAFWSPISVTETGCLGLCSEEGTAIAIQPRNEWYSDVTPEDVPDLLEAEFGPDAQRVSRESERHAPTDDTTAAE, encoded by the coding sequence ATGCAAAGCCAAACCGAACGTCAACGCGACCGCCTCGCCGCACAGGTGTTCGTCTGCACCAACGCTCGAGACTCCGAGTACGCCTGCTGTGCCGACGTCGGCGGGCAGGAGACGCTCGAGGCCGTCAAATCGTGGCTCCGCCAACGCAACGCGTTCTGGAGTCCGATCTCCGTGACGGAAACCGGCTGTCTCGGCCTCTGTAGCGAGGAGGGAACCGCAATCGCGATCCAGCCTCGAAACGAGTGGTATTCGGACGTGACACCCGAGGACGTGCCCGACCTTCTCGAAGCCGAGTTCGGCCCCGATGCCCAGCGAGTCAGTCGAGAGTCAGAGCGCCACGCCCCAACGGACGACACGACGGCCGCGGAGTAG
- a CDS encoding monovalent cation/H+ antiporter subunit E: MAAERVLAPLSDTVTVRQTVEYAVRSSLEDATDLEVHLVVALPHEANHLEGESKTDEAETLLAKAENWVSEDAGDNAVTTETSLLGTEEYLFGPRDFAETFERYANDHDIDRVVLDPEYQPGATAQMLQSIERELDAVGLAYDEAPVERPARHERLVGSGSERFDRLFAMFWISYGFYLILGDPTYWFDLVTGAAVAGIVSVSLAHVTFTFPLDRIGSPLRTLRFAVYVPYLIFEIIKANLAISIVILRPSMPIDPTMTRVNTRVRSGLPLLALANSITLTPGTLTVRANDQRLLVHTLIPSARDDLFDGSLERAVRFVFHGREGANIPTPRERGDTEILGGEDG; encoded by the coding sequence GTGGCGGCTGAACGAGTGCTCGCACCGCTGTCGGATACGGTGACCGTTCGACAGACGGTTGAGTACGCTGTGCGCTCGAGTCTCGAAGACGCGACCGACCTCGAGGTCCATCTGGTGGTTGCCCTGCCACACGAAGCGAATCACCTCGAGGGGGAATCGAAGACCGACGAGGCTGAAACGCTGCTGGCGAAGGCCGAAAATTGGGTTAGTGAGGACGCTGGTGACAACGCCGTGACGACCGAAACGTCCTTACTCGGCACCGAGGAGTACCTCTTCGGCCCTCGAGACTTCGCAGAGACGTTCGAACGCTACGCGAACGACCACGACATCGATCGGGTGGTTCTCGACCCGGAGTACCAACCCGGCGCGACAGCACAGATGCTCCAGTCGATCGAGCGCGAGCTCGATGCGGTTGGGCTGGCCTACGACGAGGCGCCAGTTGAACGACCAGCACGACACGAACGACTCGTTGGAAGCGGTTCCGAACGATTCGATCGCCTGTTCGCGATGTTCTGGATTTCCTACGGTTTTTATCTTATTCTCGGCGATCCGACGTACTGGTTCGACCTCGTGACGGGGGCCGCAGTTGCCGGCATCGTCTCCGTTTCACTCGCGCACGTGACGTTTACGTTTCCGCTCGACCGAATCGGCTCACCCCTTCGGACGCTTCGCTTTGCGGTCTACGTGCCCTATCTGATCTTCGAAATTATCAAGGCGAATCTCGCTATCTCGATCGTCATCCTCCGGCCATCGATGCCGATCGATCCCACGATGACGCGCGTCAACACACGCGTCAGAAGTGGTCTCCCACTGCTCGCGTTAGCGAACAGCATCACGCTCACACCGGGGACGCTGACCGTCCGAGCGAACGATCAGCGACTGCTTGTCCACACGCTCATTCCGAGCGCCCGCGACGACCTCTTCGACGGTTCGCTCGAGCGGGCCGTTCGGTTCGTCTTCCACGGTCGCGAGGGGGCAAACATTCCGACGCCCCGCGAGCGCGGCGACACCGAAATTCTGGGAGGTGAGGACGGATGA
- the mnhG gene encoding monovalent cation/H(+) antiporter subunit G: MIEAIRFWAIVVLIAFGLFFTFVSAVGVLRLPDIYARAHTASQTDTLGAGLALAAVALALGWDNMTIYAVLLLFFVFITNPTAAHAIARSAAETGIDPWTKDSDEEGESK; this comes from the coding sequence GTGATCGAAGCGATTCGCTTCTGGGCCATCGTCGTCCTCATCGCGTTCGGACTGTTCTTTACGTTCGTCTCCGCGGTGGGAGTGCTCCGACTGCCGGACATCTACGCACGTGCCCACACCGCCTCCCAGACGGACACGCTCGGTGCTGGACTCGCACTGGCGGCCGTTGCGCTCGCCCTCGGCTGGGACAATATGACGATCTACGCCGTCTTGTTGCTGTTCTTCGTGTTTATCACGAACCCGACCGCAGCACACGCGATCGCTCGCTCGGCGGCCGAGACCGGGATCGATCCGTGGACCAAGGACTCCGACGAGGAGGGTGAGTCGAAATGA
- a CDS encoding MnhB domain-containing protein: MSNADSYDDTYTESQVIMTSVKIIAPFILTYGMFMSLHGADTPGGSFQGGAIIGVTVLMLAFAFGIEPTRRWLKNSFVVGLVTGGVAIFIGTGFATMALGGNFLEYDAIADTFGIAHYWGMELIEVGGVALIVAGVVITLFFATAAGFTPDRQIGGEDSLESEVSDDD; encoded by the coding sequence ATGTCGAACGCAGATTCCTACGACGATACGTACACCGAGAGCCAGGTGATCATGACCTCGGTCAAGATCATCGCACCGTTCATCCTCACCTACGGGATGTTCATGAGTCTCCACGGTGCCGACACGCCCGGCGGTAGTTTCCAGGGCGGCGCGATCATCGGCGTCACCGTCCTCATGCTCGCCTTCGCGTTCGGCATCGAACCGACCCGTCGGTGGCTGAAAAACTCCTTCGTCGTCGGCCTCGTCACCGGCGGCGTCGCCATCTTCATCGGAACCGGGTTCGCCACGATGGCTCTCGGCGGAAACTTCCTCGAGTACGACGCTATCGCCGACACCTTCGGTATCGCTCACTACTGGGGGATGGAACTGATCGAGGTCGGCGGCGTCGCGCTGATCGTCGCCGGCGTCGTCATCACGCTCTTTTTCGCCACCGCGGCTGGCTTTACGCCAGACCGCCAGATCGGCGGAGAGGACTCCCTCGAGTCGGAGGTGAGCGACGATGATTGA
- a CDS encoding CbtB domain-containing protein: MPATNDSVHNRLESAQNQLSPLQIASGLLFGAAIAFTLVFLQEPLAHDAMHNFRHAAGIACH; encoded by the coding sequence ATGCCTGCGACGAACGATAGCGTTCACAATCGACTCGAATCGGCACAGAATCAACTCTCCCCGTTGCAGATCGCGAGCGGACTGTTGTTCGGTGCAGCAATTGCGTTCACGCTCGTTTTCCTGCAAGAACCCCTTGCTCACGACGCAATGCACAACTTCCGCCACGCTGCGGGAATCGCGTGTCACTAA